A genomic window from Phoenix dactylifera cultivar Barhee BC4 unplaced genomic scaffold, palm_55x_up_171113_PBpolish2nd_filt_p 000092F, whole genome shotgun sequence includes:
- the LOC103717305 gene encoding heterogeneous nuclear ribonucleoprotein U-like protein 1 isoform X1: MASKHERPLAGAEEGPATKKIRPEAPPGSQESGGGLRVELNPADCDLDFDINGNGLQGHALHEEGFAYCWSGARATVGITGGKYCFGCKIFSEQLVDLSDTPPDQQHVCRVGISRGDGPVGNLGETMHSFGFGGTGKFSNSGKFSDYGTKFSVGDTIVCAVDLENKPLASIGFSKNGKWLGVARRFDATSKGLGVVDTPLRDLPWESALFPHILLKNVVVQLQFSIEDGLVPEEGYKPWDSAIGDGNVIMGPPFASSGECEVLMMVGLPASGKTTWAEKWVKMHPEKRYVLLGTNLALDQMKVPGLLRKQNYGERFERLMSRATGIFNTLLARAAKTRRNYILDQTNVYKSARNRKLKAFVNYRKVAVVVFPPPNDLKFRAQMRFKEMGKEVPAEAVNEMIANYVLPMRKNMHGSNELFDEVIFTELGGEEAQRHLDEMKRSLGSPNLNQKRDFSPYSRESSVQSFSTPYVADKVAATATGGHWPTSQSTVLLPGSDNLNTLQFNAAAVGLGSSGGYRPRRDNSNLLMPNDSPYESVSNYGRTSFHGDVSNPYGSYVASNPYNRNTYERTSVPMGNMSPYPTHSAIDAFGRPNFEGPSSFQNLNYRYPSTSPSYRSPGAQLYDRGVPHVDHQALREPSYGWHPPVQNTYGSPYTDPRPRPTYGIPQNPVNPRPDSWYR; this comes from the exons ATGGCGTCGAAGCACGAGCGTCCGCTTGCCGGAGCTGAGGAAGGACCGGCGACGAAGAAAATCCGTCCGGAGGCGCCACCCGGTTCTCAGGAATCTGGCGGCGGTCTTCGCGTCGAGCTCAATCCCGCCGACTGCGACCTAG ATTTTGATATTAATGGAAATGGCCTTCAAGGACATGCACTAcatgaagaaggatttgcttaTTGCTGGTCTGGTGCCCGAGCAACTGTTGGGATAACTGGAGGGAAGTATTGTTTTGGCTGCAAAATCTTTTCCGAGCAACTTGTTGACCTGTCCGACACACCCCCTGATCAACAGCATGTGTGCCGTGTTGGTATTTCTAGAGGTGATGGTCCTGTTGGAAACCTGGGAGAAACTATGCACAGTTTTGGCTTTGGTGGAACTGGCAAATTCTCAAATTCTGGGAAGTTCTCTGATTATGGCACAAAATTCAGTGTTGGTGATACCATTGTTTGTGCTGTGGACCTTGAAAATAAGCCATTAGCTTCCATTGGATTTTCCAAAAATGGGAAATGGTTGGGTGTTGCCAGGCGCTTCGATGCAACCTCAAAGGGTCTTGGGGTGGTTGACACTCCACTACGAGATCTACCCTGGGAATCTGCACTTTTTCCGCACATCCTGTTGAAAAATGTTGTGGTTCAGCTCCAGTTTAGCATTGAAGATGGATTGGTTCCAGAAGAAGGTTACAAGCCCTGGGATTCTGCTATTGGAGATGGAAATGTGATTATGGGTCCCCCTTTCGCAAGTTCTGGTGAATGCGAAGTTTTGATGATGGTTGGTTTGCCTGCTTCTGGGAAGACCACTTGGGCTGAAAAATGGGTGAAGATGCATCCTGAGAAGCGATACGTTCTGCTTGGAACAAACCTTGCTTTGGATCAAATGAAG GTACCAGGACTGTTGCGTAAGCAGAACTATGGTGAACGGTTTGAGCGCTTAATGAGTCGTGCCACAGGAATATTTAATACGTTGTTAGCCAGGGCAGCCAAAACACGTCGCAATTACATTCTTGATCAAACAAATGTTTACAAGAGTGCTCGTAATCGCAAATTGAAGGCATTTGTGAATTACCGCAAG GTAGCAGTAGTTGTATTCCCGCCACCAAATGATCTTAAGTTTCGGGCACAAATGCGGTTCAAGGAAATGGGAAAGGAGGTACCTGCTGAGGCTGTAAATGAGATGATAG CCAACTATGTCTTACCAATGAGAAAGAATATGCATGGTTCAAATGAACTTTTTGATGAG GTTATTTTCACAGAATTAGGTGGAGAAGAGGCACAAAGacatttggatgaaatgaaGCGCTCTCTAGGATCTcctaatttaaatcaaaaaagAGATTTTTCACCTTATTCTCGTGAAAGCTCTGTCCAGTCATTTTCTACCCCTTATGTTGCAGACAAAGTAGCTGCCACAG CTACTGGTGGTCACTGGCCAACTTCCCAATCAACAGTTTTGCTTCCCGGTTCTGATAACCTTAATACATTGCAA TTTAATGCAGCAGCTGTTGGGCTTGGTTCTTCTGGAGGCTACCGTCCAAGGAGAGACAACAGCAATCTTCTTATGCCAAATGATAGTCCATATGAGAGCGTTTCAAACTATGGTAGGACTTCATTTCATGGGGATGTCTCTAATCCGTATGGGAGCTATGTGGCATCGAATCCCTACAACAGAAATACTTATGAAAGGACTTCTGTTCCAATGGGTAACATGAGCCCCTATCCAACACACAGTGCAATAGATGCCTTCGGAAGACCTAACTTTGAGGGTCCcagttcttttcaaaatcttaaTTACAGATATCCATCAACTTCACCCTCATATAGAAGTCCTGGTGCACAACTTTACGACCGTGGAGTTCCTCATGTTGATCACCAAGCTCTAAGAGAACCTTCATATGGGTGGCATCCTCCTGTTCAAAACACTTACG GCTCACCTTACACAGATCCACGTCCGAGGCCTACATATGGGATCCCTCAAAATCCTGTCAATCCAAGGCCGGACTCGTGGTACCGCTGA
- the LOC103717304 gene encoding uncharacterized protein LOC103717304 — protein MGLKKGKGKSSPVNGEWIPGRSTENTDHWAFLEEIEAPMWVDLTLEAQLMGKDMDDAWFRTSHPIHQMSSRHLKSSFPCCVHGKEDSPKLLCHSPKLPHSVSRSRGKHYKSRKWLGNKNGYLGNKSHPVSKLGGKGLGCVTTKSASGSSSTSTLTTNTSIRKSSSNFKDMKHNYGFKSNSRSEASSSSSIVSSYQILKPKPHSGGPEYMFDAVPATSEVSCRTSDMASSSNLRGSSNTRCCLRRETEVERVLQNRKSSSSKSSVGSSYSLRCKLRDISFTAMRKEQKITERKTATRSVSILRMSERQNPDRNSSSKNQRRVECNKLVCQESKSKNLAATAPMKPLRLLDKSKPVKNGVVTKQRIISSAGRFNSAAASDRENVKEGKVQNLKAVKQGRDVMSRNGLINHKGKTNGARQERNLTNAVSKTYFR, from the exons atgggtttGAAGAAAGGAAAGGGGAAATCATCGCCGGTAAATGGAGAATGGATTCCTGGAAGAAGCACCGAAAACACTGATCATTGGGCTTTTTTG GAAGAAATCGAAGCCCCGATGTGGGTAGACCTCACATTGGAAGCTCAACTCATGGGCAAAGACAT GGATGATGCTTGGTTTCGAACATCCCATCC GATACATCAAATGTCATCTCGCCATTTGAAGTCATCCTTCCCTTGCTGTGTCCATGGAAAAGAAGATTCTCCCAAATTACTTTGTCACTCTCCAAAGCTTCCTCACTCAGTCTCACGGTCAAGAGGCAAGCATTACAAGAGCAGGAAATGGCTAGGGAACAAGAACGGTTATCTGGGGAACAAATCGCACCCTGTCAG CAAGTTAGGTGGAAAAGGTTTGGGGTGTGTAACAACAAAGAGTGCTAGTGGCAGTAGTTCAACAAGCACACTGACAACAAATACATCTATCAGAAAATCTTCATCCAACTTCAAAGATATGAAACATAATTATGGTTTCAAGTCAAATTCCAGATCGGAAGCAAGTTCATCGAGCAGTATCGTATCTAGTTACCAAATTTTAAAACCCAAGCCACACTCTGGAGGTCCAGAATACATGTTTGATGCTGTACCAGCAACTTCTGAGGTATCCTGCAGAACTTCTGACATGGCAAGCAGTTCAAATCTGAGAGGCAGTAGCAACACAAGATGCTGCTTGAGGAGAGAAACAGAGGTTGAAAGGGTTTTGCAGAATCGGAAATCTTCTTCAAGCAAATCCAGTGTTGGCTCCTCTTATAGCCTCAGATGCAAACTCAGGGACATCAGTTTTACTGCAATGCGGAAAGAACAGAAAATTACTGAGAGAAAGACTGCTACAAGATCAGTAAGTATATTAAGAATGTCTGAAAGACAAAACCCGGATAGGAATTCAAGTTCCAAGAATCAAAGGAGAGTTGAGTGCAATAAATTAGTCTGTCAGGAATCAAAATCAAAG AACTTGGCTGCAACTGCACCTATGAAGCCTTTACGTTTACTTGACAAGTCCAAGCCAGTGAAAAATGGAGTTGTGACAAAACAAAGAATTATCTCTAGTGCTGGAAGGTTCAACTCAGCTGCTGCTAGTGATAGAGAAAATGTAAAAGAAGGGAAAGTTCAGAATTTGAAAGCCGTGAAACAAGGAAGAGATGTGATGAGTAGAAATGGATTGATAAATCATAAG
- the LOC103717305 gene encoding heterogeneous nuclear ribonucleoprotein U-like protein 1 isoform X2: protein MHSFGFGGTGKFSNSGKFSDYGTKFSVGDTIVCAVDLENKPLASIGFSKNGKWLGVARRFDATSKGLGVVDTPLRDLPWESALFPHILLKNVVVQLQFSIEDGLVPEEGYKPWDSAIGDGNVIMGPPFASSGECEVLMMVGLPASGKTTWAEKWVKMHPEKRYVLLGTNLALDQMKVPGLLRKQNYGERFERLMSRATGIFNTLLARAAKTRRNYILDQTNVYKSARNRKLKAFVNYRKVAVVVFPPPNDLKFRAQMRFKEMGKEVPAEAVNEMIANYVLPMRKNMHGSNELFDEVIFTELGGEEAQRHLDEMKRSLGSPNLNQKRDFSPYSRESSVQSFSTPYVADKVAATATGGHWPTSQSTVLLPGSDNLNTLQFNAAAVGLGSSGGYRPRRDNSNLLMPNDSPYESVSNYGRTSFHGDVSNPYGSYVASNPYNRNTYERTSVPMGNMSPYPTHSAIDAFGRPNFEGPSSFQNLNYRYPSTSPSYRSPGAQLYDRGVPHVDHQALREPSYGWHPPVQNTYGSPYTDPRPRPTYGIPQNPVNPRPDSWYR from the exons ATGCACAGTTTTGGCTTTGGTGGAACTGGCAAATTCTCAAATTCTGGGAAGTTCTCTGATTATGGCACAAAATTCAGTGTTGGTGATACCATTGTTTGTGCTGTGGACCTTGAAAATAAGCCATTAGCTTCCATTGGATTTTCCAAAAATGGGAAATGGTTGGGTGTTGCCAGGCGCTTCGATGCAACCTCAAAGGGTCTTGGGGTGGTTGACACTCCACTACGAGATCTACCCTGGGAATCTGCACTTTTTCCGCACATCCTGTTGAAAAATGTTGTGGTTCAGCTCCAGTTTAGCATTGAAGATGGATTGGTTCCAGAAGAAGGTTACAAGCCCTGGGATTCTGCTATTGGAGATGGAAATGTGATTATGGGTCCCCCTTTCGCAAGTTCTGGTGAATGCGAAGTTTTGATGATGGTTGGTTTGCCTGCTTCTGGGAAGACCACTTGGGCTGAAAAATGGGTGAAGATGCATCCTGAGAAGCGATACGTTCTGCTTGGAACAAACCTTGCTTTGGATCAAATGAAG GTACCAGGACTGTTGCGTAAGCAGAACTATGGTGAACGGTTTGAGCGCTTAATGAGTCGTGCCACAGGAATATTTAATACGTTGTTAGCCAGGGCAGCCAAAACACGTCGCAATTACATTCTTGATCAAACAAATGTTTACAAGAGTGCTCGTAATCGCAAATTGAAGGCATTTGTGAATTACCGCAAG GTAGCAGTAGTTGTATTCCCGCCACCAAATGATCTTAAGTTTCGGGCACAAATGCGGTTCAAGGAAATGGGAAAGGAGGTACCTGCTGAGGCTGTAAATGAGATGATAG CCAACTATGTCTTACCAATGAGAAAGAATATGCATGGTTCAAATGAACTTTTTGATGAG GTTATTTTCACAGAATTAGGTGGAGAAGAGGCACAAAGacatttggatgaaatgaaGCGCTCTCTAGGATCTcctaatttaaatcaaaaaagAGATTTTTCACCTTATTCTCGTGAAAGCTCTGTCCAGTCATTTTCTACCCCTTATGTTGCAGACAAAGTAGCTGCCACAG CTACTGGTGGTCACTGGCCAACTTCCCAATCAACAGTTTTGCTTCCCGGTTCTGATAACCTTAATACATTGCAA TTTAATGCAGCAGCTGTTGGGCTTGGTTCTTCTGGAGGCTACCGTCCAAGGAGAGACAACAGCAATCTTCTTATGCCAAATGATAGTCCATATGAGAGCGTTTCAAACTATGGTAGGACTTCATTTCATGGGGATGTCTCTAATCCGTATGGGAGCTATGTGGCATCGAATCCCTACAACAGAAATACTTATGAAAGGACTTCTGTTCCAATGGGTAACATGAGCCCCTATCCAACACACAGTGCAATAGATGCCTTCGGAAGACCTAACTTTGAGGGTCCcagttcttttcaaaatcttaaTTACAGATATCCATCAACTTCACCCTCATATAGAAGTCCTGGTGCACAACTTTACGACCGTGGAGTTCCTCATGTTGATCACCAAGCTCTAAGAGAACCTTCATATGGGTGGCATCCTCCTGTTCAAAACACTTACG GCTCACCTTACACAGATCCACGTCCGAGGCCTACATATGGGATCCCTCAAAATCCTGTCAATCCAAGGCCGGACTCGTGGTACCGCTGA